A region of the Nocardia nova SH22a genome:
CCGAGCGGATCGAGGACCCGGTCGCGGTGATGGGTAAGCGGCTGGGGCAGTTGCCCTATCGCCCGGAGACCGTCGACGAGCGGGCGCTGATCCGCGGCGCGATCGAACCGTACACACTGCGGAAGATCGCCGCCCGCGCCTGATCGCCCGGTCGATCACGTTGCACCACAATCGAATACGGCGGGCCGTCCGGGAATCGCTTCCCGGGCGGCCCGCATCGTCGTGCCACGGGACTCAGGCCCGCTCCTGGCGCCACTGGGCGGCGCGGTCGACGTAGCGATCCAGATGATCGGAGACGAAGACCTCCGGAAGCCAATCGTTGCCGGTCACCGCCGACGACCACACGAATGTCCGCACCGGTTCGTCGATGCCGATCAGCTCGATGGGCCGCAGATCGTATTCCGGATCCTCGAACGCCTCGATGATCCGCCAGTCCGCGGCGGTGAGCCCGCGCAGCACCACACCGCCCGCCATCCGGCCCGGCTGCACCACCAGTCCCGGATACAGCCGCTGCGGCAGGGTCGCGACCCGCCAGCCGCGCGCAACCGCGACATCCATCTCCGGTGTCCGCCCGAGCAACACGTCGAGCACGGGCCCGAACTGAAGAGTGCCGTAGGCGAACAGATCCGGGCCGGGATCGTCCGGCCGAGCCCGCCGCTGCTGCGGTGCGGGCTTGCGCGCCGCGCTCATCGTCCGGACCGCCCCGCGCCGGTGCCGCGGCACTTCTCCGTCGAACGGTCACCACATCCGTTTCCACTCGCACACCCGTTTCGCATCCCTCCACTGTGCCGAATGACCGGACAGCGATTCACACCGGGTAAACGTGACCTACGACACAGGTCGGATCGGCGCTGGTCGGCGGTTGCCGAAAGATCGCCGGAACGGTGCGGTAGTGGACCGCGCCGGGGCATGGGCACGGCTAGCCCACCGAGCGGACCGAGTTCCCGGTGACCCGGGCGAACAGCTCGGGATCATGCGAGTTCACGATGGTGATCTCGCCGCTGTGCGCGCGATTGAGCTCCACCAGCCGCCGCCGGTTCTCGTAGTAGGCGCCCCGCACGACCGTGTTCAGTTCGAAGGTCCACCAGAACAGCGACGACTTGGGCGTCACCGGATCGATCTCGCTCGCCGCATGGAACGCGTCACCGGCGTGCAGCAGCCAGCCCGCCCCGGAATCGACCGCCACACCGACATGTCCGCGAGTATGTCCGGGCAGCGGAATCACCAGGATCTCCGGCGGTATGCCCGGCAGATCCCGCACCGCGCGGAACCCGAACCATTCGTCGGTGCCGTCGAGTTCGTTGACCATCCAGCGCGGCCCGTGCGACCACTGCGCGGCGCGATACCGCCTCCGCTCGGCGAACGTGCGCCCGGCGGTCGCGGCCCGGAACTCCGGTCCGTACACGTGCACGGTCGCGTTCGGGAAATCGGCGAGGCCCGCGGCGTGATCGAAGTCGAGATGGGTCAGGATGACATTTCGCACGTCGGCCGGGTCGTAGCCGAGAGCCTGGATCTGACGGACGGCCGTCTCGTGTTCGGTCGGCCGGATGCCCATCACCATGCGCATCGGCCCGACCAACCGGCCCGGATCCCGCACGCAGTCGAGTCCGAAGCCGGTGTCCACCAGCACCAACCCGGTCCTGGTCTCGATGAGCAAACAGTGGTCCACGATTCCCATGGCCATGGTGCCGCAATTGAGGTGATGAATCCGCACGCGCCGAGCGTTCCAGACGCCCACCGCCCGGTCAATCGGGGCGGGCGGTGGTGGAATTTCTCATAACGGACGCTGGGTGCGAATGATTTCCGCCAGCTGCTCGTAGTCCTCCACGCGCGCGGTCGATCCGCGGAACACCAGGCCGATCGTGCGGCCGGGCGCGGGGGCGGCGAAACGCGCGATATCCAGTGTGCCGCGCGAGGTTTCGGCGGCGACCGCCATCTCCGGGATCAACGTCACCCCGAGGCCGCCTCCGACGCACTGCACCACCGTGGTCAGCGAGGCCGCGCGGGTGTCGCCGACCGGTCCCGGCCGGACATCCTGGGAGCGGCACAGATCCAGTGTCTGGTCCCGCAGACAGTGCCCTTCGTCGAGCAGCAGCAGCGGCAGTTCGTCCAGCTCCGCGGGCGTGATGTCGGACCGGCCGGCCAGTTCGTGCCCGATCGGCGTCACCATGACGAATTCCTCGGTGTAGAGCGGGATTTCGACCATGCCGGAAGCGTCGGCGGGCAGTGCCAGCATCGCGACGTCGAGAACGCCGGTGCGCAGGCCGTCGAGCAGCCGCGCCGTCTGATCCTCGATGACGTGCGGAACCAACGCGGGCAGGCGGCGGCGGAGCTCGGGCAGCAGCGTCGGCAGCACATAGGGCGCCACGGTAGGGATGATGCCCATCCGTACCGTGCCGCCCAATCCGTCACCGGCCGCGGTGGCCACGAAACGATCGGCGGCCTCGAGTGTCGCCATCGCTTGGGGCAGTAGCCGTTTGCCCGCGGCGGTCACCAGCACCCGGCGTGTGCTGCGCTCGATCAGCTGCAGACCCAGTCCGTTTTCCAGTGATGCCAGCGCCTGCGATAGCGTGGGTTGGCTCACACTCAGATGAGCCGCGGCGGTGCCGAAATGACGGTATTCGGCGATCGCCACGAACGCACGCAGCTGTGACAGGGTGGGCTGATAAGTCTGATCAGTCACACCTATCAGTGTAATACAACTGATCGCCTTTACCTTTTAGCGGGTTTTGGGCAAGATCGACTGTGCAAGCTTCGACGGTGTCCCCGCACCCAGGCGATGCCGTCACCCCCATGTCGTCTCACTGCGACATGAGTCCTTCCACACGACATAAGGAGACACCATGGCTCTGCTGACCATCGGCGACCAGTTCCCCGCCTACAACCTGACCGCGGTCATCGGCGGCGATCTGTCGAAGGTGAACGCGCAGCAGCCCGACGACTACTTCACCCAGATCTCGAGCGACGATCACGCCGGCAAGTGGCGCATCGTCTTCTTCTGGCCGAAGGACTTCACCTTCGTCTGCCCGACCGAGATCGCCGCCTTCGGCAAGCTGAACGACGAGTTCGCCGACCGCGACGCCCAGGTGCTCGGTGCGTCGGTCGACAACGAGTTCGTGCACTTCCAGTGGCGGGCCCAGCACGAGGATCTCAAGACCCTCCCCTTCCCCATCCTGAGCGACCTCAAGCGTGAGCTGGTCGAGACCACCGGCGTGCTCAACGCCGACGGCGTCGCCGACCGCGCGACCTTCATCGTCGACCCCAACAACGAGGTCCAGTTCGTTTCCGTCACCGCCGGTTCCGTGGGCCGCAACGTCGACGAGGTGCTGCGCGTGCTCGACGCCCTGCAGTCCGACGAGCTGTGCGCCTGCAACTGGAAGAAGGGCGACCCGACCATCGACGCCGGTGAACTGCTCGCCGCCAGCGTCTGATCCCTGAGGAGTAATACGCAGTGTCCGTGGAGAACCTGAAGAATTCGCTTCCCGAATACGCCAAGGACCTCAAGCTCAACCTGTCGTCGATCGCGCGCTCGACCGTGCTGGGCGAACAGCAGCTGTGGGGCACCCTGCTCGCCGCGGCGGCCGCCACCCGGTCGGCCACCACGCTGCGCGAGATCGGCGAAGAGGCCGCCGACACCCTGTCCGCGGAGGCGTACAACGCCGCGCTGGGCGCCGCGACCGTCATGGGTATGAACAATGTGTTCTACCGGGGCCGCGCATTTCTCGACGGTCGCTACGACGATCTGCGGGCCGGGCTGCGGATGCAGATCATCGGCAATCCGGGCGTCGACAAGGCCGATTTCGAACTGTGGTCGTTCGCGGTGTCGTCGATCAACGGCTGCCAGCACTGCCTGGAGGCCCACGAGCACACCCTGCGTGAGGCCGGTGTGTCACGCGAGGTGATCTTCGAAGCGCTGCGGGTGGCCGCGATCGTCGCCGGTGTCGGGCAGGCCGTGCAGGCCAGCGAGACCCTGGCGGCGACCACGGTCTGAGTTCGCTGCCGATGTCCCCGTCCCGTCGGGACGGGGACATCGTCGTTTCGGCACGGGACCAGCGGGGCGGCTTCGGTACGAGGGTGCCGATCCGATCATTTGCTGCGAGTACGCTGAACCAGCATGAGCGAATTCGGCAGCGCAGGGACCCAGGTCGAAGTGGTGCGGGTGTTCACCGATCCGGCGGGCCGATTCGGCAATCCGCTCGGTATCGCCCGGGCCTCGACGGTGCTCGACGCCGACCATCAGGCGCTGGCCGCGCGCGTCGGCCACAGCGAGACGGTCGTGGTGAACGATCCGGTCGGCGGGCGCACCCGGATGCGGATCTACACCCCCGCCCGTGAGTTGCCGTTCGCCGGGTATCCCCTGCTGGGCACGTGCTGGTGGCTGGCCGACCAGGGGCAGCCGGTGAAGGTGATCGATGTTCCCGCCGGGCCGGTCGAGGTGCAGATGCTCGACGACGGGCTGGTGTGGCTGCGCGCCCGTGCCGAATGGGCGCCCGAGTTCACCTTCGACCAGTTCACCGACGGCAAGTTGCTCGATACCGTCGATCCCCGGCATTTCACGGAAGGCCAGCACTACATCTGGACCTGGACCAACGAGGCCCGCGGCGCGATCCACTCGCGAATGTTCGCCCCCGCGTTGGGAATCGCCGAGGACGAGGCGACCGGTGCGGCCGCGATCGCGCTCACCGCACAGCTGCGCCGCAGCCTGATCATCACCCAGGGCTCGGGTTCGCAGCTGTTCACCGAATGGGACTCCGACGGCTGGGTACGCCTGGGCGGGCGCGTGGTCGCCGACCACCCCGTGCTGCTGTAGGAACCGCTCAGCCCGCGACGGCGGCGACGAGCATGTACGCCGTACCGAGATCCATCACCACATGTGGCACGGCGCCCAGGGCCCCCGGCACTCCCGGCAGATGCGAGATGTCGTGCCGCAGCAGATGTCTCGTGCGCGGAACCATCAGCAGCACGGCGTCGGCGGCGAACAGCGCGGCGGCGATCGACACGGGCACGACGGGGGCCGTCGACATCGCGCCGCCGCCGTGGTGGTGCCCCGACATCACCCACAGCATCGCCACCGCCGCGACCAGGTGATAGGCCACCGCCGGTGTGCGGAAGCCCGCGGTGGTGAATCGCTTGTGCCACTGCCCCGTTCGCACCACCAGCAGCAGCGCGTACACCACGACCATCGCGGTGAGTACGCCCCGGATCGCGTCGGGGGCCATGGTCGCCGGGAACAGCAGCATGGCCAGCATGACCAGGCACATCATCAGGTGCGCGGCGTCGGCCTCGTGATCGGCCTCTCCCGCCGACCACATCCCCGCCCTGGACGCGCCGGACACCACCGGCACGGAGATGTGGCGCACCACCACGATCGCCGCCGCGACCACGAAAGCGCCGATCACACCCCATCGCAGCGCAGCATGCTCGGTCATGAAAGAGCCCACACCCCACCACCTTCCGCCGCGAGATCTCGACCCCACCATGCTCGCATCCGGTGATCGAATGCGCTGCCCATCCGGCGGGATTCGGGCACCGGAGGGGCAGCTGCCGGACCGGTGCCGGGGGCGTCGGCGTGGTCGCCGAGCTGGCCGGTGTCGCCGCATTCGCCGACACGAGACTGGATTCGACGCTGCCAGCACGACCGCAACGCGTACCCGGCCAAAGCACATCGAGAACGGCACGGGCCGGGGTTCGTGCCGCCGACATGACGCGACACTGTCGAGCCGACCCACGCCAGCGACGGACCTACCGGCGCGGGAGCCGCCCCGCCACGACCGACACGACATCACCAGCCAGACACGCCGCCAACAGGATTCGGCGCTGTCGGGTGGACCTGATGCCATCAGCCCGATTCGCCCCGTCAGCCGAGGTGACGCCGGGCGCACTCAGCCCAACGCGCGTCCGATTGCCGCAGCGAGTTCGGCGACCTGCTCATCGGTGATGACGAAGGACGGCGAGATCTGCAGCGCGCCTTGGCCCGCGGCGCGGCCCGAGACCCCCTGAGCGCGCAGCGCTTTCACCATCGTGGGCCCCTCGGAGGGCTCGGCGAGCTGGATCGCCGCGACCGCGCCCAGACCGCTGCGTACCTCCGCCACCCGCGGATGCGCCGCCAGCGGTGCGAGGTGCTCGTGCAGGAGCGACTCGACGTTCTTGCTGGCGTCGAGCAGATTCTCGCGTTCGATGATGTCCAGATTCGCCATGGCGGCCGCGGCCGAACCGGCGTGACCGCCGTAGGTGTAACCGTGCCGGAACCACACTCCACCGGCGAAGAACGGCTCGGCCACCCGCGGAGCCACGAACACCGCGCCCATCGGCAGATAGCCGGAGGTCAGCCCCTTCGCGGTGGTCATCAGATCCGGTTCCAGGCCGAATCTGGTGGAGGCGAACCAGGATCCGCCGATCCGGCCGAATCCGGTCACGACCTCGTCGGCGACGAAGAGGATGTCATTGTCCCGGCACAGCCTGCGCACCTGTTCCAGATAGCCCTCCGGCGGCAGATACACCCCACCGGCGCCGATGATCGGCTCGCAGAAGAACGCGGCGATCCGATCGGCGCCGACCTCGTCGATCAGCGTGCTCAACGATTCCGCGCTGTCCCATTCCACCGTGCGGGTATCGGTCATCAGCTCGCCGTAGCCGTCGTGATTGACCGGAATTCCCGCCAGCGCCGTACCGGCGACATGCATCCCGTGATAGGCCAGCCGACGGCCCACCAGCAGGGTCTTGTCCGGGCGGCCGAGCTCACGCCAGTACCGGCGGGCGAGTTTGGCGGCGGTGTCGACCGAATCCGAACCGCCGGAGGTGAACATGACCTTGCTCCCCGGCACCGGCGCCAGCTCCGCGAGCCGCTCCGCCAGCCGCTGCGTGACCGGCGCGGCCAGATCGCCGAAATTCGAATAGTGCGCGAGTGTCGACAGCTGCGCCGCGACCGCGTCGGCGATCTCGCGGCGGCCGTGGCCGACATTGGTGAACCACAGCCCGGCGGTCGCGTCGAGGTAGCGTCGTCCGGCCTCGTCCCAGATGTAGGCGCCCTCACCGCGGGCCACCACGAACGCGCCCTCTCGCTCCACCGCGCCCATATCCGCGAATCCGTGCCACAACGCGCCCATCGCAGGCTCCTCCTACGTCGTACCTGGCGGCGATACCTGCCGCCGCGTCGCCAGACTACCCGCGCGGCATCGTGCGGGCCCGGCCAGAGATGGTCTCGCTACCAGATGGCTACCTGCAGTTTCCGGGCCGATGCCGCCCGATGCCCGGACGACGTCGCCACGCGGACCGCGGATGCGGGTCACCGATCGCGGAACGGCACCGTCGGCGACGCCCGGACCCGACCACGACGGACGACGGCCGAGATTCCACTCACGGCGTAATCCGCAGCGGCGCGGCAACTCTCGGCGCGAAGACGGTGCCGCGCGGGACGCGGATCCCCAGCGGCGCCCGCGCAGGTCGGTTATCCGGCCGGACGTGCCGCCACGGCGTGCCGCCCGCCGGATTCGGTCCGCGGCCGGTGCCGCACCGTGTTCGCCACCGGTACCACCACCGCCCGCACCCGCTCCCGGACCAGAGCGGCGATGCCCACCAGCACCGACAGCACCTGGAGGGCGCGGACCCACATCGGCCTTCCGGAACCTGGAGTCATGGCCCGATGGTGACATGCCGACGGCCGGATCGGAACCAAGGTCACCCCAATAGCAACATTTCGGTTATCTGAATGGCCGAGGCCGGGCCCAGCGCCCTGACCAGCCCCGTCGGCGGTTTCGCTACGCTGGTCGATGCAATGACCTCGACTGCCGCCCGCACCCGTGAACTCCGCGCTCGCCTCACCGATCTCACCCTTCGTGACGAACACCGGCTCCGTCGGCGGCTCGACAAGGCCCGGTCGGACGAGGAACTGGAGCGGCTGGACCGGGAGATCGGCCAGGCGTCCGGCCGGATCGAGGCCCGCCGCGCCGCGGTCCCGGCGATCCGGTACCCCGAGCAACTGCCGGTCTCGGCCCACCGCGACGACATCGCCGCCGCGATCGCCGCCCATCAGGTCGTGATCGTCGCCGGCGCCACCGGATCCGGTAAGACCACCCAGATCCCCAAGATCTGCCTGGAACTCGGCCGCGGTGTCCGGGGCACCATCGGGCACACCCAGCCGCGGCGGCTGGCCGCGCGCACCGTCGCCGAACGCATTGCCGCCGAACTCGATACCGAACTCGGCGACGTGGTCGGCTACACGGTGCGATTCACCGATCAGGCATCGGATCGCACGCTGGTCAAGCTGATGACCGACGGTATTCTGCTGGCCGAGATCCAGCGCGACCGTCTATTGCGCCGCTACGACACGATCATCATCGACGAGGCGCACGAGCGCAGCCTCAATATCGACTTCCTGCTCGGCTATCTGCGTTCGCTGCTGCCGAAGCGCCCGGATCTGAAGGTGATCATCACCTCGGCGACCATCGATCCGGAACTGTTCGCACGTCACTTCGCCGATCCGACCACCGGCGAACCCGCGCCGATCGTGGAGGTCTCCGGCCGGTCCTATCCGGTCGAGATCCGCTACCGGCCGCTGGCTCCGGAGATGTCGGCGACCCGGGACGACGACGAACTCGGCTCCGACGCGACGCCCCGCGGCGTCTCGCGGTCCGCGGCCGCGGAGGCGCGCGATCAGACCGACGCGATCGGTGACGCGGTACGCGAACTGCTCGCCGAGGGCGACGGCGATGTGCTGGTCTTCCTGTCCGGTGAGCGCGAGATCCGCGACACCGCCGACGCGCTGCGGGATCTGCGGCTGCCCCGCACCGAGATCCTGCCGCTGTACGCACGACTGTCGGCGGCCGAACAGCATCGAGTGTTCCAGTCGCACACCGGCCGTCGCGTGGTGCTGGCCACCAATGTCGCCGAGACCTCGCTGACCGTTCCGGGCATTCGTTACGTCGTCGATCCCGGAACCGCGCGCATCTCCCGCTATTCGATGCGCACCAAGGTACAGCGCCTGCCGATCGAACCGATTTCGCAGGCCTCGGCCCGGCAGCGGTCCGGGCGATGCGGTCGCGTCGCCGACGGCATCTGCATCCGGCTCTACTCGGAGGACGATTTCGACAGTCGCCCGACCTTCACCGAACCGGAGATCCTGCGCACCAATCTCGCCGCGGTCATCCTGCAGATGACCGCACTCGGGCTCGGCGACATCGAGAGCTTTCCGTTCGTCGAGCCACCGGACCGGCGCGCGATCCGCGACGGCATCGCCCTGCTGCTGGAACTGGGCGCACTCGGGCGCAATGTCACGGAGTCGGCTCCGGGGCGCGGCAGGCGGCGCCGCGGTCGAGGCGAAGCCGCTGCGGTCACCGACGGCCGGGTGCACGCACCGGAGAGCGGCGAGGATCTGGCACTGACGCCGGTGGGGCGGCAGATGGCCCAGTTGCCGGTCGATCCGCGGATGGCGCGCATGCTGGTCGCCGCCGAGGCGGGCGGCTGCCTGGCCGAGGTGCTGGTGATCGTGGCGGCCCTGTCGATCCAGGACGTGCGCGAGCGGCCCGCCGAATTCCAGCAGGCCGCCGATACGAAACACGCCCGGTTCGCTGTCGGCGGTTCGGACTTCCTGGCCTACCTGCGGCTCTGGGACTATCTGCGCGGGAAGCGGAAATCTCTGTCGGCCAACCAGTTCCGCCGCATGTGCCGCGACGAGTTCCTGCACTACCTGCGGATCCGCGAATGGCAGGATCTGCAGGGGCAGTTACGCACGATCACCCGCGGACTGGGCTGGACGGCGAGCGATTCGATCGGCACGCGGGACGATTCGCAGGCGCCCGACGGCGAGGTCGCGCCGCCGATTCCGAACGGCGACGCCGTCCATCGCGCCCTGCTGGCCGGAATGCTGTCGCATATCGGGGTGCGCGAGGCCGAATCGCGGGAATTCCTCGGCGCTCGCGGCGCCAAGTTCATGATCTTCCCCGGTTCGGGGCTGGCGAAGAAGCCGCCGCGCTGGGTGATGGCCGCGGAGCTGGTCGAAACCTCCCGGCTGTGGGGGCGGATGGCGGCGCGGATCGAACCCGAGTGGGCCGAACAACTCGCCGGAGATCTGGTCAAACGCAGCTATTCCGAACCACATTGGTCATCGAAACGCGGCGCCGCGATGGCCTACGAACGGGTGACTCTCTACGGCATCCCGCTGGTCACACAGCGACGGATCGACTTCGGGCGGATCGACCCGCAGCTGTCGCGTGAACTGTTCATCCGGCACGCGCTGGTCCAGGGTGAGTGGCAGACCCGGCACCGGTTCTTCCAGCGCAACCGCGATCTGCTCGAGGACGTGGCGGATCTGGAACACCGGGCGCGCCGCCGGGACATCCTGGTCGACGATCAGGTGTTGTTCGACTTCTACGACGCCCGCGTTCCCGCCGATGTGGTGTCGGTGCGGCATTTCGACAGCTGGTGGCGCAAGGCCGAATCCGCGGATCCCGATCTGCTCGATTTCTCGGCCGCCACCGTGGTCAACGCCGCGGCCGCGACGCTGGATCCGGCCGCCTACCCCGACAGCTGGCGCCAAGGCGAGCTGAGTTTCCCCCTCACCTATCAATTCGAGCCCGGACAGGCCGACGACGGTGTGACGGTGCATGTTCCGGTGGCACAGCTCGCCCATGTGCGAGCGGTCGGATTCGATTGGCTGGTCCCGGGAATGCGCGCGGAGCTCGCCGCCGCGCTGATCAAGACGCTGCCGAAACAGTTGCGGCGCAGCGTGGTTCCCGCTCCGGATTTCGCCGAGGCGGCCCTGGCCCGGCTCACCGCCCGGGCCGAGCCGCTGCGCACCGGTCTCGCGCGGGAACTGACGGCGCTGGCCGGGACGCCGATCGCCCCGGCCGACCTCGATCCCGCGGCACTGCCGGAACATCTGCGGATGACCTTCGCGGTCGAAGGACCCGACGGCGCGGTCCTCGCCCGCGGCAAGAGCCTCGCCGCCCTGAAGACCCAGCTGGCACAACAGATTTCCCAGTCGGTGGCCGAGGCCACCAGTGCGGCCGAACGACCACCCGCCACGAGCTGGACCACCCGGACACTCGGCACGGTGCCGCAGACCATCCGGCGCGAGGTCGGCGGGCAGACCATCACCGGCTATCCCGCACTGGTCAGCGAGGGCGACGGCGTCGCGGTGCGGGTGCTGTCCTCACCGGCCGAACAGCGCGCGGCGATGCGAATCGGCACCCGGGCCCTGTTGCTGCGCGAACTGCCGACCGCGCTGCGGACCGCGACCGCCGGGATGTCGTCCGCCGATCGCCTTGCGCTGAGCCAGAATCCGTACGGATCGCTGGAGGGGCTGATCGAGGACTGCCGCGCCTGCGCGGCCGACGAACTGGTGGCCGCCCACGGCGGTCCCGTGCGCGGCCCGGAGGAGTTCACTCGGCTGGTCGAACGGGTCCGGCCGCAGTTCGCGGAGACGGTCGCGCGGGTGCTCGCGCTGGTCGTGCCGATTCTGGCGGCCGCGCACCGGGTGCGCGCGGCCCTGTCCGCCACCACCGATCGCGATATCGCCGACGATGTGCGCGGGCAGCTCGACGATCTGGTCTTCGACGGTTTCGTCAGTGAATTCGGCAGTGCCCGGCTCCGGGAGATACCGCGCTATCTGCGTGCCGCCGAGGCGCGATTGCTCGCCCTGCCCGGATCCGCCGACCGCGATCGGCAGGGCATGGCCGAGTTGGACCGCGTCCACGCGGCGTACACGCGACTGCTCGGCCGACTTCCGGAATCGCGTCGCGGTACCGCCGATGTCACCGGGATCTGGTGGATGATCGAGGAATTGCGGGTGAGCCTGTTCGCACAGCAACTCGGAACTCCCCATCCGGTGTCGGCCAAGCGAATCATCAAGGCGATGGACGGAATCGGCGCGGCACCGGCCCGGCCGCGCTGATCAGTCCGCGCTCGCCGCGACCGACCGCTCGGTGCGATGCCTGCGCAGATCGGCGATCTCGCGTTCGAAATCGTCGGCGGAGCTGAAGGACCGATAGACCGAGGCGAAACGCAGATAGGCGACCTCGTCGAGATCACGCAGCGGTCCGAGAATCGCCAGGCCGACCTCGTGGCTCGGCACCTCGGGAGACCCCTTCGCGCGCACCGCGTCCTCGACCTGCTGGGCCAGCAGGTTCAGGGCGTCGTCGTCGACCTCGCGTCCCTGACAGGCGCGGCTCACACCGCGAATGACCTTCTCCCGGCTGAACGGTTCGGTGACTCCACTGCGTTTGACGACCGACAGGATCGCCGTCTCGACGGTGGTGAAGCGCCGCCCACACTGCGGACAGGCGCGACGGCGCCTGATCGCGCTACCTTCCTCGGCCTCACGCGAGTCGACCACCCGCGAATCCGGGTGCCGACAGTACGGGCAATGCATCCGGGATCCTTTGTCGATGCTTGCGTCGGTACGTGTTGAGCCGCCACTTTCGACCGGACGGTCGGCAGGTGCGAACTCGATACGTATGTCCTGAGCTTTTCCAGGATACCCGGACCGCGATCCCCACGGCCCATGCGGACCCGGCGCCCGCCCGCTCAGGCCGCCGATAGCCACCGACCGGGCGTCACGACGCGGGGACCAGCAGGGTGCGCCCGGTGGCGACCTCGGCGCCACGTAGGCCGTTCAGATCCACGATGCGCGCGACGGTGTCGCGCACCGGCTTCGCGGGCGCCACCCGTTGCGCCACCTCCGACAGCGATTCCCCCGGTTGCACCTGAACCGTCTGCGTGGCGGCCGGGGGTTCCACGCTGCGGACGTGCGCGATGCCGATCAGGCCGCACACCGCGACGGCGGTGATGAGAGCGGTGGCGGCCAGTGTCGCCAGACCCGCGCGGGCTCGCTCCACCCGTTGCAGCGGATGCGAGCCACGGGGCAGCCGCGCGACCGAGACCCCGTCGTAGCCAACGGCATCCGACGGGCGGCGCGCACCGGACGGGCGTCGGGAATCGGTGCGGGGCGCCGCGGCGCGCACCGGACGGGTGGTACGGACCGGGCGCTCGTCGGCCGAGCCGAACCGGATGTCGATCGTGCTGAATTC
Encoded here:
- a CDS encoding gamma-glutamylcyclotransferase family protein — protein: MSAARKPAPQQRRARPDDPGPDLFAYGTLQFGPVLDVLLGRTPEMDVAVARGWRVATLPQRLYPGLVVQPGRMAGGVVLRGLTAADWRIIEAFEDPEYDLRPIELIGIDEPVRTFVWSSAVTGNDWLPEVFVSDHLDRYVDRAAQWRQERA
- a CDS encoding MBL fold metallo-hydrolase, giving the protein MRIHHLNCGTMAMGIVDHCLLIETRTGLVLVDTGFGLDCVRDPGRLVGPMRMVMGIRPTEHETAVRQIQALGYDPADVRNVILTHLDFDHAAGLADFPNATVHVYGPEFRAATAGRTFAERRRYRAAQWSHGPRWMVNELDGTDEWFGFRAVRDLPGIPPEILVIPLPGHTRGHVGVAVDSGAGWLLHAGDAFHAASEIDPVTPKSSLFWWTFELNTVVRGAYYENRRRLVELNRAHSGEITIVNSHDPELFARVTGNSVRSVG
- a CDS encoding hydrogen peroxide-inducible genes activator, with amino-acid sequence MTDQTYQPTLSQLRAFVAIAEYRHFGTAAAHLSVSQPTLSQALASLENGLGLQLIERSTRRVLVTAAGKRLLPQAMATLEAADRFVATAAGDGLGGTVRMGIIPTVAPYVLPTLLPELRRRLPALVPHVIEDQTARLLDGLRTGVLDVAMLALPADASGMVEIPLYTEEFVMVTPIGHELAGRSDITPAELDELPLLLLDEGHCLRDQTLDLCRSQDVRPGPVGDTRAASLTTVVQCVGGGLGVTLIPEMAVAAETSRGTLDIARFAAPAPGRTIGLVFRGSTARVEDYEQLAEIIRTQRPL
- a CDS encoding peroxiredoxin yields the protein MALLTIGDQFPAYNLTAVIGGDLSKVNAQQPDDYFTQISSDDHAGKWRIVFFWPKDFTFVCPTEIAAFGKLNDEFADRDAQVLGASVDNEFVHFQWRAQHEDLKTLPFPILSDLKRELVETTGVLNADGVADRATFIVDPNNEVQFVSVTAGSVGRNVDEVLRVLDALQSDELCACNWKKGDPTIDAGELLAASV
- a CDS encoding carboxymuconolactone decarboxylase family protein, with amino-acid sequence MSVENLKNSLPEYAKDLKLNLSSIARSTVLGEQQLWGTLLAAAAATRSATTLREIGEEAADTLSAEAYNAALGAATVMGMNNVFYRGRAFLDGRYDDLRAGLRMQIIGNPGVDKADFELWSFAVSSINGCQHCLEAHEHTLREAGVSREVIFEALRVAAIVAGVGQAVQASETLAATTV
- a CDS encoding PhzF family phenazine biosynthesis protein, which encodes MSEFGSAGTQVEVVRVFTDPAGRFGNPLGIARASTVLDADHQALAARVGHSETVVVNDPVGGRTRMRIYTPARELPFAGYPLLGTCWWLADQGQPVKVIDVPAGPVEVQMLDDGLVWLRARAEWAPEFTFDQFTDGKLLDTVDPRHFTEGQHYIWTWTNEARGAIHSRMFAPALGIAEDEATGAAAIALTAQLRRSLIITQGSGSQLFTEWDSDGWVRLGGRVVADHPVLL
- a CDS encoding DUF5134 domain-containing protein, which gives rise to MTEHAALRWGVIGAFVVAAAIVVVRHISVPVVSGASRAGMWSAGEADHEADAAHLMMCLVMLAMLLFPATMAPDAIRGVLTAMVVVYALLLVVRTGQWHKRFTTAGFRTPAVAYHLVAAVAMLWVMSGHHHGGGAMSTAPVVPVSIAAALFAADAVLLMVPRTRHLLRHDISHLPGVPGALGAVPHVVMDLGTAYMLVAAVAG
- a CDS encoding aspartate aminotransferase family protein produces the protein MGALWHGFADMGAVEREGAFVVARGEGAYIWDEAGRRYLDATAGLWFTNVGHGRREIADAVAAQLSTLAHYSNFGDLAAPVTQRLAERLAELAPVPGSKVMFTSGGSDSVDTAAKLARRYWRELGRPDKTLLVGRRLAYHGMHVAGTALAGIPVNHDGYGELMTDTRTVEWDSAESLSTLIDEVGADRIAAFFCEPIIGAGGVYLPPEGYLEQVRRLCRDNDILFVADEVVTGFGRIGGSWFASTRFGLEPDLMTTAKGLTSGYLPMGAVFVAPRVAEPFFAGGVWFRHGYTYGGHAGSAAAAMANLDIIERENLLDASKNVESLLHEHLAPLAAHPRVAEVRSGLGAVAAIQLAEPSEGPTMVKALRAQGVSGRAAGQGALQISPSFVITDEQVAELAAAIGRALG